A DNA window from Polycladomyces subterraneus contains the following coding sequences:
- a CDS encoding KamA family radical SAM protein, producing MPRYITDIRKIRAIPEDKREKLRAITEKFVFRINDYYLSLIDWEDPDNDPIYKLVIPNERELDEYGKWDASDEHTNYVVPGCQHKYGTTALLLVSEVCGAYCRFCFRKRLFRNDVHETSMEVSKGVEYIANHPEINNVLLTGGDSLILATGKIRQILKMLRAIPHVKIIRFGTKLPAFNPMRIYEDEELLQTLSEYSRPDKKIYVMAHFNHPRELTEEAYQAIDALQRAGVVLVNQTPVLRGINNDPEVLAELLDKLSWAGVAPYYIFQNRPVAGNASFVLPFKEAYEVIEEAKARTSGLGKRIRYVMSHSSGKIEILGIDRGKIYLKFHQARHPDYYGHFMVLDCPDRAAWFDDLPGAQAVLEAQKSTVYSK from the coding sequence ATGCCGCGTTACATCACTGATATTCGCAAGATTAGGGCAATACCGGAGGATAAGCGTGAAAAACTGAGAGCAATAACGGAAAAATTCGTATTTCGAATCAATGACTACTATCTCTCCCTTATTGATTGGGAGGATCCCGACAATGATCCGATCTATAAATTGGTCATCCCCAATGAACGGGAATTAGACGAATACGGCAAATGGGATGCATCCGACGAACACACCAACTATGTCGTGCCGGGCTGTCAACATAAATATGGAACCACGGCTCTTCTCCTGGTATCAGAAGTATGCGGGGCTTATTGCCGTTTTTGTTTCCGCAAACGCCTGTTCCGAAACGATGTGCACGAAACCTCTATGGAAGTGAGCAAAGGCGTGGAGTATATCGCCAATCACCCGGAGATAAATAATGTGTTGTTAACAGGCGGAGATTCGTTGATTTTAGCGACCGGGAAAATCAGACAGATCCTGAAGATGCTCCGTGCAATTCCCCATGTCAAGATCATCCGCTTCGGCACCAAGTTGCCCGCGTTCAACCCGATGCGCATCTACGAAGATGAGGAGCTGCTCCAAACCTTGTCCGAGTATTCCAGGCCCGATAAAAAAATCTACGTCATGGCCCATTTCAACCACCCGCGGGAATTAACCGAGGAAGCGTACCAGGCCATCGACGCCTTACAGCGTGCCGGGGTCGTTTTGGTCAACCAGACCCCTGTCCTGCGCGGGATCAATAACGATCCGGAAGTGCTGGCGGAACTCTTGGACAAACTCTCGTGGGCCGGCGTCGCCCCTTACTATATCTTCCAAAACCGTCCCGTCGCCGGCAACGCCAGCTTCGTTTTGCCTTTCAAAGAGGCCTATGAAGTGATTGAAGAGGCGAAAGCCCGTACTTCCGGTTTGGGCAAACGAATTCGCTACGTTATGAGCCACTCTTCAGGCAAGATCGAAATTTTGGGGATCGATCGGGGAAAAATCTACCTGAAATTCCATCAGGCCCGTCATCCCGACTACTATGGCCACTTCATGGTGTTGGACTGTCCCGACCGGGCCGCCTGGTTCGACGATCTGCCAGGTGCCCAAGCCGTGTTGGAAGCTCAGAAGTCGACTGTTTATTCGAAATAA